The genomic interval CCCTGGTCGGCGCCGCCGGCTGGTCCGTGCTCGCGCTCGCCCGGGGCGAGGACGTCTCCGCCGCCTGGATGGTCGCGGCGGCCCTCGGGTCGTACGCGATCGGCTACCGCTTCTACGCGAAGTTCATCGCGTACAAGGTCCTGAAGGTCGACGCGACCAGGGCCACCCCGGCCGAACGCCTCGACAACGGCATCGACTTCCACCCCACCGACCGCCGCGTCCTGCTCGGCCACCACTTCGCCGCGATCGCGGGCGCCGGTCCACTCGTCGGCCCGGTACTGGCCGCGCAGATGGGCTATCTCCCCGGCACGGTCTGGATCATCGCCGGCGTCATCTTCGCGGGCGCGGTCCAGGACATGGTGGTGCTGTTCTTCTCCACACGCAGGGACGGCCGTTCGCTCGGGCAGATGGCCCGCGAGGAGATCGGCCCGTTCGGCGGCGCGGCCGCGCTGATCGCCGCCTTCGCCATCATGATCATCCTGCTCGGGGTGCTGGCCCTGGTCATCGTCAACGCTCTCGCGGCCTCCCCGTGGGGCACCTTCTCCATCGCGATGACGATCCCGATCGCCCTGCTGATGGGCTTCTACCTGCGCGTGCTGCGCCCCGGCCGGGTCGCCGAGGTCTCCCTCGTCGGCGTCGGACTGCTGCTGCTCGCGCTGGTCGCGGGCCGCTGGGTCGCCGAGTCCTCGTGGGCCGGCGCCTTCACCCTGGCGCCCTCGACGCTGGTGGTCTGGCTGGTGGCTTACGGCTTCATCGCCTCGATCCTGCCCGTGTGGATGCTCCTGGCCCCCCGCGACTACCTCTCCACCTTCATGAAGATCGGCACGATCGCCCTGCTCGCCCTCGGGGTCGTCGTCACGCTGCCGACACTGAAGATGGACCCGGTGACGGACTTCGCCTCGCGCGGGGACGGTCCGGTGTTCGCGGGGTCGCTGTTCCCGTTCGTCTTCATCACCATCGCCTGCGGGGCGTTGAGCGGGTTCCACGCGCTGATCTCCAGCGGTACGACGCCGAAGCTGATCCAGAAGGAGACGCAGATCCGGATGATCGGCTACGGCTCCATGCTGATGGAGTCGTCGGTCGCGATCATGGCGCTGGTCGCGGCGAGCATCATCGACCCGGGGCTGTACTTCGCGATGAACGCACCCGCCGGGGTCATCGGGACGACGGTGGACAACGCCTCGCAGGTGGTGACGGGTTGGGGCTACTCCGTCTCCCCCGCCGACCTCGCCCAGGCGGCGAAGAACGTCGAGGAGGCGAGCCTGCTCTCCCGTACCGGCGGCGCCCCGACCCTCGCTGTCGGCGTCTCGGAGATCTTCTCCAAGGTCACCGGCGGGAGCCTCCGCGCCTTCTGGTACCACTTCGCGATCATGTTCGAGGCGCTGTTCATCCTGACCGCGCTGGACGCCGGGACGCGCGTGGGCCGGTTCATGCTCCAGGACATGCTGGGCAACCTCGTGAAGCCCTTCAAGGACATCAGCTGGAAGCCCGGCCTGGTCATCACCAGCGGGATCGTGTGCGCGCTGTGGGGCTACTTCCTGTGGGTGGGCGTCCACGAGCCCCTCGGCGGGATCAACCAGCTCTTCCCGATCTTCGGTATCTCCAACCAGCTGCTCGCCGCGGTCGCCCTGGCCGTCTGCACCACCCTGCTGGTGAAGTCGGGGCGCCTCAAGTGGGCCTGGATCACCGGGATCCCGCTCGCCTGGGACGCGACCGTGACCCTCACCGCCAGCTTCCAGAAGGTGTTCTCCGACGACCCCAAGGTCGGCTTCTTCAAGCAGCGGTCCGTGTTCCAGGACGCCATCGACGACGGCAAGGTCCTGCCGCCCGCCAAGAGCATGGACGACATGCACACCGTGGTCACCAACTCCACGGTCGACGGCATCCTCACCGCCGTCCTCGCCCTGCTGATCGTGGTGGTGATCGCCGACGCCCTGCGGGTCTGCGTCCGGCACGTCCGCCGTCCCGCGCTGTCCTCGCTCAGCGAGGCGCCGTACGTCGAGTCGAGGATCCTGGCCCCGGCCGGGCTGATCCCGACCCGCGCGGAGAAGGAGGTGGCGCGCGATGAGGTCGCTCCGACGGGCGTTTAGGGCCGTGCGCTGGTACGTCCGCGAGCTGACCGACGAATCGGCGTACGACCGCTATGTCGCCCATGTGCGCAAGGACCACCCGCGGGCGCCGGTGCCGACGCGGAAGGCGTTCGAACGCATGCGGACGGACCGTCAGGAAGGCGATCCCCGCCAGGGATTCCGCTGCTGCTGATGCTGCTGTTGATACTGATGCCGATGCTTCACAGAATCGACATACCGATATGCGGACGAGGTCTTCCGCTCACCTGACACCGTGACCTACATTGCCTGCGCGTTACAGGTGATCAGCGAGGGGACGGAGCCGCGGAATGTCGGACACACCTGAAGTGAGACCACCGGCGGTGACACCGGTGCGGGTGGTCATCGCCCTCTGCCTGCTCGCCCCGTTCGTGGCGATGCTGTGGGTCGGCTCGTACGCCAAGACCGACCCCACGTTCATCGGCATCCCGTTCTTCTACTGGTACCAGATGCTGTGGGTGCTGATCTCCACCGCGCTGACGATGACCGCGTACCAGCTCTGGCAGCGTGACCAGCGCGCCCGTCGTGGAGGTACCAAGTGAACGACGGCGTCAACGGCGTGGCTCTCACCGTCTTCATCCTCTTCTTCCTGGCCGTCACCGTCATGGGCTTCCTGGCCGCACGCTGGCGCAAGGCCGAGAACGAGCACAGCCTCGACGAATGGGGCCTGGGCGGCCGGTCGTTCGGCACCTGGGTCACCTGGTTCCTGCTCGGCGGCGACCTCTACACGGCGTACACCTTCGTCGCGGTGCCCGCGGCGATCTACGCGGCGGGCGCGGCCGGGTTCTTCGCGGTGCCGTACACCATCCTGGTCTACCCGCTGATCTTCACGTTCCTGCCCCGTCTGTGGTCGGTCTCCCACAAGCACGGGTACGTGACGACCTCGGACTTCGTGCGCGGACGCTTCGGCTCCAAGAGCCTGTCGCTGGCCGTGGCGGTCACCGGCATCCTCGCGACCATGCCGTACATCGCGCTCCAACTGGTCGGCATCCAGGCCGTCCTGGACGTCATGGGCGTCGGCGGCGGCGAGAACACCAACTGGTTCGTCAAGGACCTCCCGCTGCTGATCGCGTTCGGTGTCCTCGCGGCCTACACCTACTCCTCGGGCCTGCGCGCCCCCGCGCTGATCGCGTTCGTGAAGGACACGCTGATCTACATCGTCATCGCGGTGGCGATCATCTACATCCCGATCAAGCTGGGCGGGTTCGACGACGTCTTCGGCGCGGCGACCAAGAAGTACACGGACAAGGGCGTGGGCGGCCTGGTCCCGCAGGAGGCGGGCCAATGGACGTACGCCACCCTGGCGTTGGGCTCCGCGCTGGCGCTCTTCATGTACCCGCACTCGATCACCGCGACGCTCTCCTCCCGCAGCCGTGAGGTGATCCGCCGCAACACCACGATCCTGCCGCTGTACTCACTGATGCTGGGCCTGCTCGCGCTGCTCGGCTTCATGGCGATCGCGGCCGGGGTCGAGGTCGCCAACCCGCAGCTGGCGATCCCGCAGCTGTTCGAGAAGATGTTCCCGGACTGGTTCGCGGGCGTGGCCTTCGCGGCGATCGGCATCGGCGCCCTGGTGCCGGCGGCCATCATGTCGATCGCGGCCGCGAACCTCTTCACCCGCAACATCTACAAGGACTTCATCAAGCCGGACGCGACCCCGGCGCAGGAGACCAAGGTCTCCAAGCTGGTCTCGCTCCTGGTGAAGGTCGGCGCCCTGGTCTTCGTCCTCACCATGGACAAGACGGTCGCCATCAACTTCCAGCTCCTGGGCGGCATCTGGATCCTGCAGACCTTCCCGGCCCTGGTCGGCGGCCTGTTCACCCGCTGGTTCCACCGCTGGGCCCTGCTCGCCGGCTGGGCGGTCGGCATGATCTACGGCACGGTCGCCGCCTACGGCGTCGCCTCCCCGACCCAGAAGCACTTCGGCGGCTCGGCGAAGGAGATCCCGGGCATCGGCGAGATCGGCTACATCGGCCTGACGGCGTTCGTGCTCAACGTCGTGTTCACGGTGGTCCTGACCTTCCTGCTGAAGGCTCTGAAGGCCCCCGACGGCGTGGACGAGACCAGCCCGGAGGACTACACGGCGGACGCGGGCGACCCGGGGGTCGAGGTGGAACTCCCGCCGGCCACCGCGGGTGTGACCCACTAGTCATGGTGTGCGCGGGCCGTCGGAGTTCTCGTCCGGCGGCCCGTTGCCGCACCCGTCGTGCACACTCACCGCATGGACTTCCTGATCCGCCCCGCCGAACCCACCGACTACGCAACCCTCGGCGACATCACGGCAAGGGCTTACCTGAACGACGGCCTCCTGGCGTTCGGCGACGAAGACGACTGGTACTTCCAGGAACTCAAGAACGTGGCCAAGCGGGCCGCGGAGGCCGACGTACTGGTCGCCGCGGCGGACGACCGCATCCTCGGCGGAGTCACCTACGTCCCGTCCGGCGGCTCCCTGGCCGAACTCGCGCGCCCCGGAGAGGCCGAGATCCGCATGCTCGCCGTGGCCCACGAGGCCCGCGGCCAAGGCGTGGGGCAAGCCCTCGTCCAGGCCTGCATCGACCGCGCGACCGCCACAGCCACCGACGTCGTCCTGTGCACCCAGCCCACGATGCACAGCGCCCACCGCATCTACGAGCGCCTCGGATTCGTCCGCGTCCCCGAGCGCGACTGGAACCCGATACCGGGTGACGACTTCACGCTTCTCACCTACAAGTTGACGCTCTGAAGTCACCGCGACACAACATATGGGCCTGCTTCTCTCACCCGGCACAAGATGTATGCTCATGCTCGCTGTCGTCGCAGGGGAATCCGGTGCGAATCCGGAACTGTCCCGCAACGGTGTACTCATGCGTGCTTGAGCGCATATGAGCGTCAGTCCGAGGACCTGTCGACAGCACGCCCGTGCCATACCGGCCCGGGTGTCATGACGTCCGGGCCTCGTGGAATGGGCCGGTGGACGCGGCGCCGTGCGCGCTCGTGTGCTGCCCCCTGCCCTCCGCAAGGCCCCCGTGCCCAGCGAGGGAGAGCCCCACGTGACCATCGCGCCAGCCGACCCGGCTTCAGCGACCACCCCGGTGGACGAGGACGGTCCCGGAGCCGCGTTGCTGCGGACCCTGACCGCGCTGACCGCCGACCTCCCCGACGCCGACCCCGGCCGGGTCGCCGCCGCCGCGCTGCGCGGCCGGTCCGCTCGGGGGGCCTCCGCCGAGATGATCGCGGAGTTGCGCGAGCTGGCCACCGAGGCGGCGGCCGGCCTCATCTCCGAGGACCCCGCGTACAGCAGGCTGGCCGCCCGGCTGCTGACCGTCTCCATCGCCGCCGAGGCCGCCTCGCAGGGCGTCACCTCGTTCACCGGGTCGGTCGCCGTCGGCCACCGCGAAGGCCTCATCGCCGACCGGACCGCCGAGTTCGTGCGGGTCCACGCCGAGCGGCTCGACGCGCTGGTCGACACCGAGGCCGACGACCGCTTCGGCTACTTCGGGCTGCGCACCCTGTACAGCCGCTACCTCCTGCGGCACCCGATCACCCGCAAGGTCATCGAGACACCCCAGCACTTCATGCTCCGAGTGGCGTCCGGCCTCGCCGACGACACTGTGCTCGATTCAGAAACGGGCGCCCACGCCCTGGACGAAGTCGCCGCGCTCTACCGGCTCATGAGCCGTCTCGACTACCTCCCCTCCTCCCCCACCCTCTTCAACTCCGGCACCCGGCACCCCCAGATGTCGTCCTGCTACCTCCTCGACTCCCCGAAGGACGAGCTCGACTCCATCTACGACCGCTACCACCAGGTCGCCAACCTCTCGAAGCACGCCGGTGGCATCGGCATCTCGTACTCCCGCATCCGCTCGCGCGGTTCGCTGATCCGCGGCACCAACGGGCACTCCAACGGCATCGTGCCGTTCCTGAAGACCCTCGACGCCTCGGTCGCCGCCGTGAACCAGGGCGGCCGGCGCAAGGGCGCGGCCGCGGTCTACCTGGAGACCTGGCACTCCGACATCGAGGAGTTCCTGGAGCTCAGGGACAACACCGGTGAGGACGCCCGCCGTACGCACAACCTGAATCTCGCGCACTGGGTGCCGGACGAGTTCATGCGCCGGGTGAACGCGGACGCCGAATGGTCCCTCTTCTCGCCCGCCGACGTGCCCGAGCTGGTCGACCTGTGGGGCGAGGAGTTCGACGCGGCCTATCGCAAGGCCGAGGCGGAGGGTCTCGCGCGCAGGACCATCCCGGCCCGTGACCTCTACGGCCGCATGATGCGCACCCTCGCGCAGACCGGCAACGGCTGGATGACCTTCAAGGACGCCGCCAACCGCACGGCCAACCAGACGGCGCTGCCCGGCCACACCGTGCACTCCTCCAACCTCTGCACGGAGATCCTGGAGGTCACGGACGACGGGGAGACCGCGGTCTGCAACCTGGGGTCCGTGAACCTCGGCGCGTTCGTCGACACGACGAGCGGCGACATCGACTGGGAGCGGCTGGACGCCACCGTCCGCACCGCCGTGACCTTCCTCGACCGGGTCGTCGACATCAACTTCTACCCGACCGAGCAGGCCGGGCGGTCCAACGCCAAGTGGCGTCCCGTCGGGCTCGGCGCGATGGGCCTCCAGGACGTCTTCTTCAAGCTGCGCCTGCCCTTCGACTCCCCCGAGGCCAGGGCACTGTCCACGCGGATCGCCGAGCGCATCATGCTCGCCGCCTACGAGGCCTCCGCCGACCTCGCCGAGCGCAGCGGCCCGCTGCCGGCCTGGGAGAAGACCCGTACGGCGCAGGGCGTGCTGCACCCGGACCACTACGCCACCGACCTCGCCTGGCCCGAGCGCTGGGCGGCACTGCGCGAGCGCATGGCCGTCACGGGGCTGCGCAACAGCCTCCTGCTGGCCATCGCGCCGACCGCCACCATCGCCTCGATCGCGGGTGTGTACGAGTGCATCGAGCCGCAGGTCTCCAACCTCTTCAAGCGCGAGACGCTGTCGGGCGAGTTCCTCCAGGTCAACTCGTACCTGGTGGCCGAGTTGAAGAAGCTCGGCGTGTGGGACGCCCGCACCCGTGAGGCGCTGCGGGAAGCGAACGGCTCGGTGCAGGGCTTCGCGTGGATCCCGGAGGACGTACGGGCGTTGTACCGCACGGCGTGGGAGATCCCGCAGCGCGGTCTGATCGACATGGCGGCGGCGCGGACCCCGTTCCTCGACCAGGCCCAGTCCCTGAACCTCTTCCTGGAGACGCCGACGATCGGCAAGCTCTCCTCGATGTACGCGTACGCCTGGAAGTCCGGGCTGAAGACGACGTACTACCTGCGCTCGCGCCCGGCGACCCGTATCGCCCGCGCCGCACAGGCGACGGTCCCCGTCCAGCAGCCGGCCCCCGAAGACGCGGTCGCCTGCTCCCTGGAAAACCCCGAGTCCTGCGAGGCCTGCCAGTAATGACCAGCGAAGCCAAGAACCTTCTCGACCCGGGCTTCGAGCTGACCCTCCGCCCGATGCGCTACCCGGACTTCTACGAGCGCTACCGGGACGCCATCAAGAACACCTGGACCGTCGAGGAGGTCGACCTCCACTCGGACGTCACCGACCTCGCGAAGCTCAGCCCCGCCGAGCAGCACCTGATCGGACGGCTGGTCGCGTTCTTCGCGACGGGCGACTCGATCGTGGCGAACAACCTGGTGCTGACCCTCTACAAGCACATCAACTCCCCCGAGGCGCGCCTGTACCTGAGCAGGCAGCTCTTCGAGGAGGCCGTGCACGTCCAGTTCTATCTGACGCTCCTGGACACCTACCTTCCCGATCCGCAGGACCGGGCGGCGGCCTTCGACGCCGTCGAGAACATCCCCTCCATCCGCGAGAAGGCCGAGTTCTGCTTCCGGTGGATCAACGAGGTCGAGAAGCTGGACCGCCTGGAGTCCCAGGCCGACCGCCGCCGCTTCCTGCTCAACCTGATCTGCTTCGCCGCGTGCATCGAGGGCCTGTTCTTCTACGGTGCCTTCGCGTACGTCTACTGGTTCCGCAGCCGGGGTCTGCTGCACGGCCTCGCCACCGGCACCAACTGGGTGTTCCGCGACGAGACCATGCACATGTCCTTCGCCTTCGACGTGGTCGACACCGTCCGCAAGGAGGAGCCGGAGCTGTTCGACGACCGGCTCCAGCAGCAGGTCACCGACATGCTGGCGGAGGCCGTGGAGGCGGAGCTCCAGTTCGCGCGCGACCTGTGCGGCGACGGGCTGCCCGGGATGAACACCGAGTCGATGCGCCAGTACCTGGAGTGTGTCGCCGACCAGCGCCTGACGCGGCTCGGCTTCGCGCCGGTGTACGGCTCGGAGAACCCGTTCTCCTTCATGGAGCTGCAGGGTGTCCAGGAGCTGACCAACTTCTTCGAGCGGCGTCCGTCCGCGTACCAGGTGGCGGTGGAGGGCACGGTCGACCTGGACGAGGACTTCTGACCGGGTTCCGCCTTCTGACGGGCCTCCGTCAAAAGTCGGTGGATCCGGGTATGCGTGTGGCACGTCTCATCGACGAGGAGGCCACCCCATGCGCCCTACGACCCACCGCACCGCCCTCGCCCTCGCGGCACTGACCCTGCTGCTCGCGGGGTGCGGGACCGAGGCCGGAAGCGAAGGGGGCGGCGGCGACACCGTGTCGCCGCCGCCCTCGTCGTCGTCCCCGCCCTCGTCGTCACCGTCCGCGTCGCCGTCGCCGGACTGCACGTCCGCCTCGCAGCTGGACGCCGACGACAGCGGCAGCACGGTCTGCCTCGCGGTGGGCGACACCCTCCGCATCTCGCTGGACGGGACGAAGAGCCGCCCCTGGAAGCCGGTCACCGCCGAGGGCGCCGGACTGGAGCCCACCAACAGCGGGATCGTCCTGCTGCCCGGTGACGCGAGTTCCGCGTACAAGGCGGTCTCGGCGGGACAGGTGCGGCTGAGTTCACAGCGTCCGCTGTGCGCCACCGGGACCGGCGGCGTCTCCTGCAAGGGCATTCAGGAGTGGCGGGTCACCGTGGTGGTCACCTGAGGGCGACCGCGTCCCCGGCCGAGACCTTGAGCGAGGTCGTCGTGGTGCCGGGGAAGTACCAGCGCCAGCTGCCCGCCGCTGTGGCGGTCACCTTGGTGCTGAGCCGGCCCAGGTTGTCCGTCTTCACGGTCTTGACCGTGCCGTAGTGGGCGGCCCCGGCCGCGCGGAACTGGAGCCTGACCGTCTGGCCCGGGTAGCCGTGGTACTTCAGGTCCTCCCAGTTGGCCCGGGAGAGCTTGCCCTTGACGGTGAGCTGGGCGCCCTTGGCGACGGGTTCGGGGGACGCGTCCGTGGTGAGCTGCGCGGCGCGCTTGACCTTGTACTCGGCGATGTCGTCGTAGATCCAGTAGTCACCGTCGTTGGCGTTGACGGTGGCTGCCACCACCCAGACACCGGCAACCCTGTTGCTGTCGATGTCGTCGCTGTCGGCGATCCAGGCGGGGTCGACCGTCATCGTGCCCGTGCACACCGACGTCGTCGAGGTCTTCCTCACGCAGGACGAATCGTGATTCCAGCTGAAGAAGCCGTAGCCGTTGGACTTGTTGAACGTGCTGAGATGCGTGATCTTCTTGGCACCCGAGTCGTCCTTGATGGTGACCGCTATCGGGAACGTGACGGTCTGCGCCGTACCGACGATGACGTTGCCGCCCTTGTTCACGACGGTCTTGGTGACCCTGATGTCACCCTCGCCCTCGGCATGGGCTCCGGTGGCCGTGAGCAGGGCCAGGGCTGCCGCCCCGCCTGCCACGGCCCACAGTCTGTGTCTCATGTTCCTCCCCTGTTGATCCAGGAGAGATTAGACCGTTCGAGTGACCCCGTGTGCGGTCCGGTACTCGCGCGCCTTCCTGATCTGACGGTCGACGCGCTTGTCGTGCACGATCCCGACCACCGACGGGAGGATCAAGAGGACGAGGATGGCGAAAACAGTCAGCATGGCGATCAGTCCTTCTGTCTGTGCTGAAGTCATGTCACTACTCTCGCGCCGTTGACTCCTGACAAACAGTGGCAGGACTGCCGCACACCCTCGATTTACTGCCAGCAGTGAGGCACACTGGCAGCATGCTGAAGAACGTGGTCGCCGTCGTCCTGGACGGTGTGAACCCCTTCGAGCTCGGAGTCGTCTGCGAGGTCTTCGGGAGCGACCGCAGCGATGACGGGCTGCCGGTGTACGACTTCGCGGTCGCCTCGGCCGAGGGCCCCAGGCTGACCTCGCGGTCCGGCTTCGCCCTGCATGTCGAGCACGGCCTGGAGCGGCTGGAGACGGCCGACCTGATCGCCGTGCCGGCCTGCGCCCGCTACGAGACGCGGGACTTCCCGCCCGAGCTGCTGGAAGCCCTGCGCGACGGGGTCGACCGCGGGGCCCGGGTGCTCAGCGTGTGCTCCGGCGTCTTCGTGCTCGCCGCGGCCGGACTGCTCGACGGCCGGCGCTGCACCGTGCACTGGCACCACGCGGAGGAACTGGCGCTCACATATCCGCGGCTGACGGTCGAGCCGGACGTCCTGTACGTCGACGAGGACCCGGTGATCACCTCAGCGGGCACCGCCGCCGGCATCGACGCCTGTCTGCACATCGTGCGCAAGGAGCAGGGCCCCGAGGTCGCCAACAAGATCGCCCGGCGGATGGTCGTACCGCCGCACCGGGACGGCGGACAGGCGCAGTACATCGAGCGGCCGCTGCCCCGGTCGAAGTGCGACACCGTCGGCGAGGTGCTCGTGTGGATGGAGCAGCACCTCGACGAGGAGGTCACCGTCGAGCAGCTCGCCGAGCGGGCGCACATGTCCCCGCGCACCTTCGCCCGCCGCTTCCAGCAGGAGACGGGGACGACTCCCTACCGCTGGATCCTGCGTCAGCGTGTGCTGCTGGCCCAGCGGCTGCTGGAGGCGACGGACGAGACGGTGGACGCGATCGCGGGCCGTGCCGGGTTCGGCACCGCGGCCGCGCTGCGTCACCAGTTCCTGCGCGCGGTGGGCACCACCCCGAACGCCTACCGGCGCACCTTCCAGGGTCCGGAGGCCGCCGCCTGACCCGTCACCGGGACACGGGCCGCACCAGGAGCCGGTTCGGCCGCAGGGTGATGCCGGGCCGGGGGGTGTCGTCCGAGCCGGCCACCTGCTCGAAGCGGTACTTCCGGGCCAGCGCCGCCGTGAGCAGCGTCAGCTGGGCCATCGAGAAGTGGTCGCTCGGGCACTTCCGGTTGCCGGTGCTGAACGGGCTCATGGCGTGTTTCGGAACCGCTTTGGCCCGCTCGGGACTCCAGCGCAGGGGGTCGAACACCGCGCTGTCGTCGAAGGACTTCGCGTCGCGCTGGATCGCGTACGGGCTGTAGACGATGTCGGCTCCGGCCGGAATGCGATAGCCACCGAGTTCGGTGTCCCGTACCGCCCGCCGCGTCAATATCCATACCGCGGGCCACAAACGCATGGTCTCGACCACCACATAGTTCGTGTACCTGAGTGACCGTACGTCCTCGAATGCCACAGGACGGCCACCGGTGACCGATTCGACTTCCGCGCACACCTTGTCCGCGTGTTCGGGGTGTTCGGCGAGCACCTGAAGCAGCCACATGATCGTGGACGCGACGGTTTCGCCGCCGGGGGTCAGTATCGCGACGACCTGGTCGTGGATCTCCTGTTCCCCGATGGGGTCGCCATTCGCGTCCTTCGCCGCCAGCAATGCCGTCAGCAAATCGTCCGGCTTTTGACCAGATGCCCGTCGTTCGGCGACGATCTCGTCGACCACCCGATGCAGATCGGCCAACGCGCGGTTGAATGCGAGGTTGGCCGGCAGCGGCAGCCTGTACAGCGGGCCCGCGGGTATCACCATCCGCCGGTACATCCCCCGGAAGACGGTCGTGAGCGCGACACACAGCCGTTCGGCGCGCTCGTCCATGTAGGCGCCGCGCAGCAGACAGCGGGCCGCGATGCGCACGGCGACCCGGAAGGACTCCAGGGTGGCGTCGACCGTCTCGCCGGGCTGCCAGCGCTCGGCCAGCGCCTGTGCCTCCTCCTCCATGACCGGGCCGTACGCCGGTATCGCGTCGAGCCGGAACGCGGGCTGGATGATGCGCCGTTGACGCCGGTGCTGCGGGCCGTTGGCGGTGGCCACGCCCTCCTTGCCGACCAGGCCCTCCAGGGACTCCCACAGCGGCCCGGCGATGATGAAGTCGGGGTTGAGGGCCACGGCTCCGGTCAGTTCCGGGGTGGTGGGCGCGTACACCGTCTTGGGGCCGAGCCGGAGGCGGACGACCTCGCCGTGGCGCCGCAGGCCGGACAGGAAGCTCAGGGGATCACGGGCCAGACGCAGGCCGTGGCCGAGGACGGGGACGCCCCCGCCCGCGAGCGGCGGCTCACCCGACTCGGGAGCCACCGTGGCTTCGGTTTTCACGGATTCGACGGTCATTTCTCACCTGCCGCTTCGTTGTTGACGTACGGGGGCGTGGACCGGTCGTCCCAGCTGTCGACCATGTAACGGCCGGACTCGTGGTGGAACCAGTAGACGGCGCTGAACCAGTTGCGCATATTGCGGACACAGGCCCGGACGGCGGTGCTCAGTTCCTTTCCCCGCACGGTGCCGTCGTCGAGACCGTCGGCGAAACGGAGGGCGTCGTCCTCGGCCACGAGGAATGCGTCCACGCATTTCCCGATCAGCCGCCGCATTTCCCGGATCGCCTCTTCGAGGGTCAGCCCCTGGTGCTTGATGAGACTGATGCCGAGATTGTGGACCTCGTCTCCCGCGATTTCCTTGGGGAGCGAGCAGAGGTCGTTGTACCAGGCGGCGAATTCCTGGCTGAGCAGGGCCGCCCGTTGGAACGCAGGGTTTTTCCTCACCCCGTCCGGGAGTTCGCATCCCGCACTGGGCTCCAGCAGATCCGTCCAGATCCAGTGCGCGAAGGTGAGGCGGCGCAGGGCCAGGTATTCCTCGACCGTGGGAATGATTCCCTTGGTGCGATTGCGGAATTCGCGGTCGTAGGCCTCGATCACCTCGTGGAAGTGCCCGGCGAACCGGGTGTTCCAGCTCTGCGGCAGGAACGAGTACAGCCGCACCATGCAGTCGGCGAAGGCGGCGACCAGCGGATCCTCGTGGCGCAGATGATCCCGCGGGGAGTCGAGCGCCGCGTGCAAACGGAACCTCAGCCGCCGCCACGCGCCCGGACGGCGGTGGACGATGTCACGGTCGTGCCGGTCGTCCCAGACGAAGAACCACGCGCTGTAGTCCGCTATCGCCTGGAGGACCTCGTCGGGGGCGCCGAGGTAGTACCCCGCCATCAGGTCCGTGTAGCACAGTCCGTCGGCATATTCGGCCACCTTGTCCGCCGGCATGAGCCGTTTTTCCAGAAGCCAGGTGCGTGTCTTCTCCTGGAGCCTGGGCCAATACGGGTGCAGTTGCCTGGGAAACGCTGCCTCGATCACCGGGAGAGAGAGCGACGGTGGAACCGCGATCGCCGTCGGCGTCGATGTGGTGCTGTGTGGGAAAGCAGGCACGAACAAACCCCTTCCAGCCGCCAGTTGGCGCACGCCCCTGCCGCTGAACCAGGCGTGCGCCGTTGCGTATCCCCGCACTTCCCATTCAGCACCACAACTGACCATTCTGGGAACGGATTTGCTTCATTCACTCCCCCCCGGTGTCGAGATTCTCCCCATGTGTGACGCAGACCGGATCACTAAGTGAGCGGATCCGATCGAACGTGCGACGCACACGCGAACGGCGCCTGTTCGGGGAGTGATTCCTGAACAGGCGCCGTGCGTACGGGGGTTGTGGGACGTCAGTCGTTGGCGACCACGG from Streptomyces sp. CC0208 carries:
- the cyc1 gene encoding epi-isozizaene synthase is translated as MPAFPHSTTSTPTAIAVPPSLSLPVIEAAFPRQLHPYWPRLQEKTRTWLLEKRLMPADKVAEYADGLCYTDLMAGYYLGAPDEVLQAIADYSAWFFVWDDRHDRDIVHRRPGAWRRLRFRLHAALDSPRDHLRHEDPLVAAFADCMVRLYSFLPQSWNTRFAGHFHEVIEAYDREFRNRTKGIIPTVEEYLALRRLTFAHWIWTDLLEPSAGCELPDGVRKNPAFQRAALLSQEFAAWYNDLCSLPKEIAGDEVHNLGISLIKHQGLTLEEAIREMRRLIGKCVDAFLVAEDDALRFADGLDDGTVRGKELSTAVRACVRNMRNWFSAVYWFHHESGRYMVDSWDDRSTPPYVNNEAAGEK